CGTGCCCTGCATGGCCATGAACATCGTTCCCCTGCGCGTGCCCGTGAACCCCGAGGACAGTCTGTTGGACGTGGCCCGTGGGGTGGCCGCAGAGGTGCGCGCCATGCGGCCACACCTGCGCTACCGCTATGAGCAGCTCCGCCGCGACCTGAAGATGGTGGGTGGACAGCGGCGGCTGTTTGGCCCCGTGGTCAACATCATGCCGTTTGACTACGCCCTGCGCTTTGCGGGGATACCCACGATCGCGCACAACATCTCCGCAGGCCCCGTGGAGGATCTCTCGATCGGCCTGTACGCCCGGTCCGATGGGAAGGGGATGCGGATGGATTTCGACGCCAACCCCGCTTGCTACGAGGCCAAGGACTTGGAAGCCCACCAAGGCGCCTTCCTCGAACTGCTGGAGTCACTCGTCGCAGCTCCCGGGCAAGCCGTGGGCCAGCCCCAGGTCCAGTCTCCCGGCCACCTTCCTCTCTCGTCCATCCTCGATGGCGGACCTCTGCCCGCTCCTCCCCGTCCAGTCCTGGAGTTGATCGCCGAGAGGGCCCGCGAACAACCTGACGCGATCGCGGTGGAGCATGGTCAGCACCAATTGAGCTACCGGGAGCTGCTTCAGAACGCGCAGGCACTGTCTGATCAGCTTGTCCGTGAAGGGGTTCAGCCCAATACGCCCGTGGCGGTCATGCTCCCCCGGGGGCTCGATGCCATCGTGGCGAGCCTGGGAGTGCTGTTCTCCGGCGCGGGCTACCTGCCGCTCGATCCCCAAGGGCCCTCGTCGCGAACGGCGGCCATCCTCGAGGATGCGAAGCCCACGTTGATCATCCAACGTGCCTCGCCCGATGCGGACGTCATGGCGAGGGGAAACCTCGTCATTCGCAAGAACGAGGCAGCCCCCGCGACTGCCGCTTCCCCCCAGGTCCCGACCGAGGGAGACCACCTCGCCTACATCATCTACACGTCCGGCTCGACGGGACAGCCCAACGGCGTGCAGATCAGCCAGAACGCCCTGGCCCACTTCGTGGCGGGAGCAACCCACCGCTATGGCGTGCAGCGCGGCGACCGGGTTCTTCAGTTTGCCCCCCTTCACTTCGATGCCAGTGTGGAGGAGATCTTCCTGACCCTGTGCGCTGGCGCGAAGCTGGTGCTTCGTACCGAGGAGATGCTCCAGTCCGTGCCCCGGCTCCTCGACGCGTGTGCCGAACACGGCATCACCGTGCTGGATTTGCCCACGGCGTTCTGGCACGAGCTGGCCTACAGTGTCTCGACGGGTGCTGCCCGGCTGCCCTCTTCCATCCGGCTCGTGATCATCGGTGGAGAAGCCGCGCTGCCCGAACGGGTCGTCCGCTGGCGAGCCGCGGTCGGCGCAGACGTGCTGCTGCTCAATACGTATGGCCCCACCGAAGCCACCGTGGTGGCCACCACCGCCCCCCTGAGCGGACCTCTCTCCGCAGGAGCGCCGGAAGAAGAGATCCCCATCGGGCGTCCACTTCCGGGAGTCCGCACAGCGCTCATCGATGCTCACGGAAAACTCGCCGCTCCTGGCACGGAGGGTGAGCTGTACTTGCTGGGAGGCGGCCTGGCGCGGGGATACCTGGGACGCCCGGAGTTGAACGCCGTGCGCTTCACCTCGCTTGATGTACTGCCCGGCAGCCCTCGCGCCTACCGCACCGGCGACAAGGCCCGGGTTCGCGAGGACGGACAGTTGGTGTTCACCGGCCGTGTCGATGACGAGTTCAAGATCAGCGGCCACCGGATCGATCCCACCGAGATTGAAACCGTGCTGCTGGCCCACGCAGGCGTGCGCGAAGCTGCCGTGGTGGGACAAATCCTTCCCGGAGGCACGCGCCGACTGTGCGCGCATATCGTCGCCGAGATGCCTGCCCCGGCTGCCGCGGAGCTGCGCCGGCACCTGCTGGCGGAGCTGCCTGCGGCCATGGTCCCGAGCGCCTTCGTGTTCTCCGAGAAGCTGCCACGCACCAGCACGGGCAAGCTGGATCGGAACACACTGCGTCTCACGCTGCCCCCCGAGGACTCGGCGCCCACCGCCGACGCCACCGCGTTCGAGCGCATGGTGCTCCAGGTGTGGGAGCAAGTCCTGGGTCTGAGCGGCATGTCAGCGCAGGACGACTTCTTCGAGTTGGGAGGGCAGTCCCTTCAGACGATCCAGGTCGCCAACCGGCTCAGTGTCGCATTGGGCCGGGAAGTGCCTGTCGCCACGGTGTTCCGGTACCCGACTGCCGCCGGGCTGGCACAGGCCTTGGAACACGGCGAGAAGAGCAGCCTGGAGAGCGGAGGGCTGTCCACGGCCATGCTCGCGGACGCGGAGTTGCCCGAGGAGATCGTCCCCCATCTCGCCCCCAGCCAGAGAGCACCCGCCCCCTTGCGGCAGGTGCTGCTGACCGGAGCCACCGGCTTCGTGGGCGCGCACTTGCTTGACCAACTGCTGCGTCAGACCCAAGCGAGGGTGGTCTGCCTGGTTCGCGCCCGCGATGAAGTCCATGCCATGGAGCGGCTGCGCGAGGCCATGGCAGGCCAACGGCTGTCCACGGTGAGCCTCGCCGAGCGGGTCATGGCCGTGCCCGCGGACCTGGGCCAACCGTGGCTGGGGCTGAGTTCCGCGCGCTTCCACAACCTGGCCGCCGAGTGTGACACCCTCATCCACAACGCCGCCGTGGTCAGCGTCGTGCGCGAATACGGCAGCCTCCAGGCCACCAACGTGCGCGGCACCCGCGAACTTCTCCGGCTGGCGGCGTCCGTGAAGCCCAAGCCCCTGCACTACGTCTCGACCCTGGCCGTGGCCCCCCAGGCCAACCTCAGTCCGGAAGTTCCCGAGGCGTTCGTCCCCTCCCACCCAGGTCTGCGCGACGGCTATCAGCAGAGCAAGTGGGTGGCGGAGCGGCTCGTGCAACAGGCCGCGGAGCGCGGCTTGCCGGTGACGGTCTACCGCCTCGGCCGGGTGTCCGGCGCGTGGACCAGCGGCATCGTCAACCCACAGGATCTCGTCTGGCGCATCCTGCTGGCCGGCATTCCAGCCGGAGCGCTGCCCCAACTCGATGTGGGCGAAGTGTGGACACCCGTGGACTACGTCGCCAGCTCGCTCGTCCGCCTCTCGCTCGATTCACACCCCGGCGGGGTCTTCAACGTCACCCCCGCACCTGAAGTGCGGCTGAGCGAGGTGTTCGGCTGGGTCCGCGACTACGGCTACCCCATTGAGCTATGTTCTGTCCCGGAATGGCGCGCGCGCGTGGCACAAGCCACGGGAAGCGCCGACAACAGCACCACGCTGGCCTTCTTCGACCTGCGCTCGGGTTCACACGAGCCTACCTTCGGCCTGGGCACCATCCGCAGTGAGCGCGTGCTCCAGGCCCTGTCCGGCAGCGGGCTGTCCTGTCCGCAGACCGATCGCCTGCTGCTCCACCGATACTTGGACTACTGTGTCGAACAAGGCCTCCTCCAGAGACCTCCGAAAACCCGGTAACGCCACACGGTCCATCCCATGTCCTCACCTCGAAACGGCCCTTCCGTGTTGAACCCAAATTGGACTCCTGGCTCCTGGAGAGAGAAGCCCGTCAAGCACATGCCGGACGACTACCCCGATGCCCGTGAACTCGCGCGCGTCGAAGGGGAGCTGTCACGTCTTCCCCCTCTGGTGTTCGCGGAGGAGACCCGCCGGTTGACCGCCGCGCTCGGACAGGTCGCCGAGGGCAAGGCCTTCCTGCTCCAGGGAGGAGACTGCGCGGAGAGCTTCAAGGAATTCACGACGGACAATGTCCGCGACAGCTTGCGGCTGATCCTCCAGATGGCCATGGTGCTGACCTTCTCGGGAGGCCGCCCCGTGGTGAAGGTCGGCCGGATCGCCGGCCAGTTCGCCAAGCCGCGCAGTGGCGCCACCGAAACCATCGAGGGCGTCACGCTGCCTGCCTATCGTGGCGACATCATCAACGGCATGGATTTCGAGCCCGGCGAGCGCAAGCCCGATCCCACACGGCTGCTCAAGGCCTATCACCAATCCTCGGATACCCTGGGCCTGCTGCGCCTCTTCTCCCAGGGCGGTTATGCGGACCTGCTCAACATGCACCGCTGGACCTTCGACTTCGTCGCGGACAGCGTCCAGGGCGGCCAGTACCGGAAGCTGGCGGACAAGATCCTCGAGTCCCTGCGCTTCATGAGCGCGCTGCACGTGAGCCCCGGCCAGCAGATGCCCCTCAACCGGGTGGACATGTTCACCAGCCACGAAGCGCTGCTGCTGAACTACGAAGAGGCCATGACCCGGGCCGATCCTGTCTCGGGAGACTGGTACGACAGCTCCGCCCACATGTTGTGGATTGGCGAGCGGACGCGCCAGCTCGACGGAGGCCACGTGGAATTCATGCGTGGCATTCAGAACCCCATTGGCCTGAAATGCGGGCCGACGATGGAGCCCGAGGATCTGCTGCGGCTCATCGATCTCCTGAACCCCGAGGCCATTCCTGGCAAGCTGACGCTCATCGGCCGGTTTGGAGCAGACAAGATCGCAGAGCGTCTGCCCCGGTTGATGGCCGCCACCAAGCGCCATGGAAGCCCCGTCGTCTGGTCGACCGACCCCATGCATGGCAATACGCTCAAGGCCCGCAACGGGTACAAGACCCGGCCCTTCGACCGCATTCTGTCCGAGGTGAAGACATTCGTTCAGGTCGCCACCTCCGAGGGCGTTCACCCCGGAGGGCTGCACCTGGAGATGACGGGCCAGAACGTCACCGAGTGCCTGGGCGGCGCGCAGGAGGTCACCGAAGACGACCTGTCCAGCCGATACCACACGCATTGCGATCCGCGGCTCAACGCCAACCAGGCCTTGCAGCTGGCCTTCCTGGTGGCGGACAAGCTCCAGTCTCTGCGGGTCCCCGAAGTCTGGGCGGCGGCCACGACAGACTCCTTGACAGAGATGTCTGGAAAGGGGTACCACGCGGCACCGAAATGAAATTGAGAAGCATTTTCATCATCTCTTCTCCATTCAGAGCAACCGCTCGTGGAGGAGAGATTCCGCGCCGGGTCCTGCCCGTGCTTCTGGCAGGGCTCCTCGTCTCCGGTGAGGCGCGGGCGCAGGACCCTGGCCTGGAAAGCACCGCAGCTCAGACACCGGCCGCTTCCGCGCCTCAGGTGCCTGAAGCGGTTCCCGCCGCGCCTGCCATTGAGATGCCGAAGCTCCTGGAGTTCGTCGAAGCGGCCTACCCTGCCCAAGCGAAGCAGGACCGCCTCGAGGCCAAGGTCGCCCTGCGGCTGACCCTGGACGCCCAGGGCACTGTCACGACGGCAGAGGTTCTCGGACCCATCGGCCACGGCTTCGATGAGGCGGCCCGTGAGGCAGCCCTCCGCTTCCGGTTCGAGCCCGCGAAGCGGAACGGAACGCCGGTGCCCTCCCGCATCGTCTATCCCTATGAGTTTCGCCTGCCCCCGCCTCCCCCCTCCGGCACGCAGGACTCAAGCCCTCCAGCCGCCACGGAGCCTTCCGATTCTTCCTTCGAGGAGACCATCGAAGTCACGGACGCGGGCGAATCGGTGGCTCAGCGGCGGCGTCAGTCCGCCGAAGCCGTGCAGGTGCTCGAGGTTGGCACCGTCCAACGCGAAGCCGTGGATCTTGGCGAGGCACTGGCCCGAACGGAGGGCGTGTCCGTGCGGCGCACAGGCGGACTGGGCAGTACCTCGCGGTTTTCCCTCGCGGGGTTCACGGACGAGCAGATCCGCTTCTTCATCGATGGTGTTCCGCTGGAGCTTGCGGGCTACGGCGCCGGACTCGCCAATGTCCCGGTCAATCTCATCCAGCGTGCCGAAACCTACAACGGCGTTGTTCCCATCCGATTCGGCGCCGATGCCTTGGGGGGGGCGGTTCACCTCGAGACCGATCAAGACTTCCAGGGCACGCGGGCCTCCGCCTCGTATGAGCTTGGCTCGTACGACACGCACCGGCTCACGGCCAGCGTCCGGCACTTGCACGAACCCACGGGGTTTCTCTTCCGGGCCAACGGCTATTTCGATGACACCCAGAACGATTACCTCGTCGATGTGAATGCCGTAGCCGCCGATGGCTCGGGCAGACCCCTGCGCGTGCGCGTCCACCGGTTCCATGATGCCTACCGGGCAGGAGGCGCGGGCATTGAGACTGGCTTCGTGGATCAATCCTGGGCCAGACGTCTGCTGCTCCGCATCTTCACGGGCACCTATGACAAGGAGCTCCAGAACGATGTCGAGATGAGCAACCCCTATGGCGAAGTGGAGTACGGGGAGACGTCCGGAGGCGCTACCCTGCGCTTCGAGCAGATCTTCTCGAATGGGCTCTCGGCGAACGTGATCGCAGGTTACACCTACCGCCGCAATCACTTCACGGACCTCAGCAAGTGTGTCTACGACTGGTACGGGCGCTGCGTCTTCGTGCGGGACGGGCAGCCAGGAGTCATCGAAGACCGCCCCGTGGAGCGAGTCATCGGCCAGCACACCGGGTTTGCACGGCTGAACCTGGGTTGGAACGTCACCCCCCTGCAGAAACTCCGCTTGTCCCTCGCCCCCACGGTCGTGGACCGGGCCGGTGAAGACCGGCAGCTCCAAGCGGCCCAACAGCTCGACCCACTCGACGGTGAACGCAATCTGTTCAACCTGGTCAGCGGCGTGGAATATGAACTCGATGCTTTCGAGGATCGCCTCGAGAATATTCTGTTCGTCAAGGATTACCTCCAGCGGGCTTACGGCGAGAAGCCGCTCGACGGCGGTGACTTCTCCGTCACGAAACGAAACCTGCACCAGGTGGGGCTGGGTGACAGCACCCGTCTGCGCCTGTCACCGGGGCTCTACGCCAAGGCCTCGTACGAGTGGGCCACACGCCTGCCCCGTCCAGACGAGTTCTTCGGCAATGGATTGCTCATCATTGAAAACCTCACCCTGAAACCTGAAACCAGCCACAACATCAACCTCGGGCTCACGTACGAAACCCGTGAAACCGCCGTGGGGGATTTCCGGGCCAATGTGACAGGGTTTGGGCGCTTGGCCGATCAGCTTATCGTTCTCATTGGCCAGCCCAGCTATTTCGTCTATCAGAATGTCTTCGCGGCCCGCGCCCTGGGTGTCTCCGGAGCTGCGGGCTGGGTCTCTCCAGGCAATTACTTCTCGCTCGATGGCAACGCCACCTGGCAGGACTTCCGCAACACCTCCAGCGAAGGGACTTACGGCTCCTTCGTGGACAAGCGCATCCCCAACCAGCCCTACATGTGGGCCAACGGCAGTGCCCGCTTCCAGCTCAGCCAACTGATAAGCCCCCGCGATGAACTCGCGCTCACCTGGAACACGCGTTACATCCATGAGTTCTTCCGGGCCTGGGAAGGGGTAGGGCAGGTTGACACCAAGGATGTGATTGATTCCCAATGGGTGCACTCACTCTCGCTCACCTATGTCACCCGGAGCGATACCGCCACGCTGACATGGTCAGCCGACGTCCAGAACCTGACCGACGCCCGGGCGTATGACTTTTACGGCGTTCAGCGCCCCGGACGCAGCCTGTTCGCCAAGCTCACAGTGGAGTTTGGAAATTGACCGCAACAACCCCCAACCCGAAGAGCAACCGCATGAACCTCTCGATGACGCTTCGTTCCGTACGTTGGCTCGCCATGGTGCTGGCCCTTCCCCTGATCGCTGCTTGCGGCGATGACGAAGATCCCACCCCGACGGACCCGACGGACCCCGTTAATCCCGCTTCGCAGTACGCCATCGTGACCCAGACCACCGTGGATGGGGCCTCGACGAGCTATATCGCCGTGACGAGCACGCTGGATCGCACTGAGCCGCTTTCCCTGGCGAATGCCATCGAGGTGAAGGGCCGGGCGCTCGTGTTCGGCCCGCCGAAAAAGGACTACTTCTTCGTGAGCTCCGGCTCAACGGTCGTCCGCTACAACCTGACGACCGAGGGGGCTCCGCAGAAGGGCGAAACCGTCAGCTTCCAGGGCCAAGGGGTCACGGATATCACGGAGTACCAGCACCAGTTCCGGTTCGTCTCCGAGACCAAGGCCTACTTCTTCGACGGTTCGACCTCTCAGGTCATTATTTGGAACCCCACGGCCATGACGGTCACGGGCGTCCTCCCCTTCAGTGACGCCAAGATCGACAACACGGTGATGTCTTTCTCGTCGCAGCCACTGGAAGTCGCCAACCAGGTCATCATCCCGCTGGGCTGGCGCCCGAGCACGGGGACCACACTGACCAAGCAGGCCGGTGTCCTCGTCGTGAACCCCGCCAATGACTCGTTGAAGTTCGTGAAGAAGACCTTCAAGGAGAACGAGGGGTGCGGCTACGTGCGTGACGGCGTCGTGGGCGCCGACGGGAAGATCTACCTGTCCACGGAGGCCTACGGCGCGGCGTCGTACCGGGTCCACCGGGATGACCCGACCATGCTCAAGCCGTGCCTGCTCAGGTTCGATCCTCAGACGGGCGCGTTCGATGACAACTTCTTCGTGGACCTCACCACGTTGACCAACGGCGTTGCCGCCGGCTCGGTGCTGCAGGGGCCGGGTGGAAAGACCTACCTGCGCGTCTTCGACGACGCCGCCTACGGCAGCCCGGTCACGAAGGACTCCGTGCCCCGCGTCCTGGCGAGCGCCGTCGCGTGGAAGTGGTGGAACATCAAGCTCGACACCCTGACGGCAACCCCCGTCGACACGCTCCCGGCGGCCATGGGAAGCACCTTCCTCTTTCCCGCCAATGACCGGCTGCTCTTCACCAACTTCACGAGCAACTCCCAGACGGAGCTGCGCGAGTTGACGGACGAGAGCGGCAAGGTGGCAACCGTCACGCCGGGCCGCACCTTCTCCTTCCTCCAGGTGCGCTAAGCCCCCAGAAGTCCCCGAACAAGGATGAGCAGCTCCCTGGAGACAGGGGGCTGCTCTCCGTTTCCGGAGCAGGTCCCCCTCCTTGCCAAGTGCCGCGCTTCTCCAGTACATTGCCGCGCGGTCAATAAGAATGATTATCATTATCGTTTCCAAGTCCCTGGCCGTCCAGGGCAGCCCCCTCCTGCACGTTCCCGGAAGTGGACCGTGAGCGCGTCGTCCTCACCGGGTTCCGAGCGCGGATTGCTGTGGATGCTGGCGGCCGTGCAGTTCAGCCACCTCATGGACTTCATGATCGTGATGCCGCTCGGCCCGGACTTCATGCGGCTGTTCGGCATCTCGGCCGCGCAGTTCGGGGTGCTGGTCTCCGCCTATACGCTGGCCTCGGCGGTGATGGGGCTGCTGGGCGTGCTGTGGCTGGACCGGTTCGATCGGAAACGGACGTTGCTGGCCCTCTACGCCGGGTTCATTGCCGCCACGCTGATGTGCGGCGCCGCGCAGAGCCACACCGCATTGCTCGTGGCGAGAACGCTCGCTGGGGCTTGCGCGGGGCTCATGGGCGCGGTCGTCATGGCCATCATCGGAGATCTGGTGCCACCGGAGCGCCGTGGCCGTGCCATCGGCACGGTGATGACCTCGATGGGCCTGTCCGCGGTGGTGGGCGTGCCCCTGGGCCTTGGACTTGCCAGCCTCTGGGGCTGGCGGACGCCTTTCTGGGCCATTGGCGCGCTCGCCAGCACCGTGTGGCTTTGCCTCTGGAAGGTCCTGCCCACGATCAACCGGCATCTCTCCGCGTCCCGGGAGCAAGCTCCGGGCAGCGCGCTCACCTCTCTTTGGACGCCCAGCCTCGCCCTGGGCTGGCTGCTGACCTTCAGTGTGGTGGTCTCCAGCTTCCTTTTGATTCCGTACCTGAGCCCTTACATGGTGGGAAACCTGGGACTGAGTTCCGCGCATCTGCCCTGGGTGTACCTGGGTGGGGGCGCGGCCACCCTGCTGTGCACGCGCTGGGTCGGCCGCATGACGGATCGTCACGGTCCCGTGCGTGTCCTGGCCTCCCTGCTGATCGGCACGATGGTGCCCCACCTGCTGTTCACGCACCTGCCGCCCTCTCCATTTCCCGTGGTCGCCCTGGTCTTCGCCCTGTTCATGTCCCTGACCTCCAGCCGAGTCATTCCGACCATCGCCCTGATTGCCTCCCGCGTGCCGCCCTCGGTCCGTGGGCGCTACCTCGCGGTCAACATGGCCGCGAGCGATGGGGCCTCGGGAATCGCAGCGTGGATGAGCGGATTGATGATCTCGACGGCCCCCGGAGGCGCGCTGGAGGGCTTTGGCCAGACCGGCTGGATCGCGGTGGCCGTCTCCGTCTTCACGCTCGGCATTCTCTGGACGTTCGGACGCAGCGCCGTCCGGTTGAGCGCCGCGCCGACTTGATTTCGTGAACCACAGTCTTCGTCACAAACAAAGGAAGAGCCGATGAATACCCCCTCCCGGAAGCACCCCTCCCTGCCCCGTCCCATCCAGGGAGAGATGAAGCTCGAGAACTCGAACCGCCTGCTGGCCGAGGCGAAGCGGCTGGTTCCCGGCGTCACCTTCTCGATGATGAAGCGGCCCGAGCACTTCGCCCCCGAGTCGTTCCCGGTGTACCTCGCCCGGGGCCAGGGAGCATTGGTCGATGATGTCGATGGCCAGCAGTACATCGATTACATCGGCGGGCTCGGGGCCAACATGCTGGGCCACAACCACCCGGCGGTCGTGGGAGCCATTCGCAAGCACCTGGAGGAGGGGCTCATCCACTCCCTGCCCACCCCCATCGAGCTCAGCGCCACGCAGACGCTGGTCGAGATGATTCCCGGCGCGGAGATGGCGCGGTTCTTCAAGACGGGAGCGGATGCCACCTCTGCCGCGATGCGCCTGGCGCGCATCATCACCGGCAAGGAGCGCATCATCACGGTCGGCTACAACGGCTGGCATGATCACTTCATGGTCGGCACCCCCGGCGTCCCGGCGGTGATGTCCCAGTACACGATTCGCATGCCGCTCTTCACCCCGCAGGATGAGACGGCGCTGCTGGCCTCCATCGGGGAGAACGCCAAGCAGCTCGCCGCGGTGCTGATCTCCATCCCGTTCAACCGCTGTCTGAGCCGGGAGTTCATGCACCAGTTGCGCGCCGCCTGCACCGCTCACGAGGTGTTGATGGTGCAGGACGAAGTCATCACCGGCTTCCGTCTGGCACGGGGTGGCGCACAGGAGTTCTTCGACGTGAAGGCCGACTTCGTCTGCCTCTCCAAGGCCCTTGCCGCGGGCATGCCGCTCTCGGCGGTGGCCGGCCCGGCCAAGTACCTGAGCAAGCTCGGCGGCATGGAGGTCCAGGTGTCGACCACCTTCGGCGGAGAGATGTTGTCGCTGGCGGTGTGCGAGGCGACCCTCAAGGAGTACCGCAAGGGGGGCTACATCGAGAACCTCTCCGCGCTCGGCAGCCGATTGCGCACCGGCGTCAACGCGCATGCCGAGAAGACTGGCTCTCCGCTGAGGGTGCTGGGCTACGACGCCATCCCCTTCTTCCTCTTCGACAAGAACCCCGTGGAGCACGCGAAGAAGATGCAGCCGTTCCAGGCGGGCATGGCGCGCCGGGGCATCCTGCTGCGCCGCGATGTGAACTTCATCGCCGCGGTGCACACCGAGGAGCAGATCGACTACACGATCGAGATGGCGGGTGAGGTGCTGCAATCCCTCGCCAAGTCCGCCTGATCGGAAGGCGCTCGCGCCGGAGGCAGGGTTCACCTCCTGCCTCCCCTTCTCCGCTCAAGACTGGGAGTGGGTGGGCGGGTTTCCCGAGATGATCAGCGGGCAGTCCAGCCAAGGGTGCGCGATGGTTGACATGGGGTAGTTGAAGGCGCGGCTGAGCGTCTCCGCGGTCAGCACCGAGCGCGGTGTCCCCAACGCGATGGCTTGCCGCTCCGCGAGCACGAGCACCTTGTCCGCGTACTGAGCGACCAGGTTCAAATCGTGGAGGATGAGGAAGGCCGCCACCCCTTCCTGGGTCAATTCCT
This genomic window from Stigmatella ashevillena contains:
- the mxcL gene encoding myxochelin B biosynthesis transaminase MxcL is translated as MNTPSRKHPSLPRPIQGEMKLENSNRLLAEAKRLVPGVTFSMMKRPEHFAPESFPVYLARGQGALVDDVDGQQYIDYIGGLGANMLGHNHPAVVGAIRKHLEEGLIHSLPTPIELSATQTLVEMIPGAEMARFFKTGADATSAAMRLARIITGKERIITVGYNGWHDHFMVGTPGVPAVMSQYTIRMPLFTPQDETALLASIGENAKQLAAVLISIPFNRCLSREFMHQLRAACTAHEVLMVQDEVITGFRLARGGAQEFFDVKADFVCLSKALAAGMPLSAVAGPAKYLSKLGGMEVQVSTTFGGEMLSLAVCEATLKEYRKGGYIENLSALGSRLRTGVNAHAEKTGSPLRVLGYDAIPFFLFDKNPVEHAKKMQPFQAGMARRGILLRRDVNFIAAVHTEEQIDYTIEMAGEVLQSLAKSA